The region CCGACGAGCGATGGCCGGGTCCACCTCCTCCATGATCCCCTCGGGCCAGGTCCGCCGGGGTAGCTGCGCGAAATCGTCGTTCGGCGTGTAAACCCGCGTGAAGCGAGGCTCCCAGGCGTAGCTGGTCAGCGTCACCCCGACCGGAATTTCCCGGGCCGGCCAGGTGGCGTACCAGTTGACCGTTATCGGGGGCAGCCCCCCGGCGGCGGCTATCTCCCAGAACGTCGGCGCCCGACGGTCACCGGCGGTGATCGGGCGGCGGCCTCCGTCACCCGTCGGGAAAGTGAAGTCCGTCAGCCCGTGCTCCGCGGGCGGCAGCCCCGTGGCGATGGTGGTCCAGATTACGGGGGAGAAGTAGGGCGCCTCGGAGCGCAAAACGGAGAAACATCCGCCGTCGAGGAGGCGGGAGAAGTTCGGCAGCCAGCCACGGGCGGTGAAGTCGGCGAGCAGTTTGTCGTCCAGGGCGTCCACGCCCAGAATGACCAGCCGGCGTTCGGCTGGGGGATCCGGGGCCCCGTCGAGAATCGCCGGGAAAAAGACCCGGTGAACCGCCAGCCCCGGCACCGCGTCGGTCAGTGTTTCTCGGAGGAGGCCTTCGGCGGCGGCCCGGAACTCGCCGCGTCGGCCCCACCAGAGCTCACCGGTCGTGAACCCGCCCGCCGTGTCGGCCAGGAGTCGTCCGGCCAGCCCGCCGAGTCCAGATTCCGGGTCCCCATCCACGAGGTCGTAGAAACCGGGCGCGACGGTCGGGTCCAGGTCCAGCTCCGTTTCCAGCTCCAGGGTGAGCGGGCCGTCGGCGGCCTCGAGCTCTACCGGGCTGCGCAGGACGTTTTTCCCCAGTCGGTAGGATTTGATCTCCCCGAAGAGGGGGAAGACCCAGACCGTCTCTCCGGCGCCCACCGCCCGGTACTCCCCCGAGACGCCGCGGACGAGGTAGCCGCATCCGGGCTCCGACGGCGCCTCGGTGTAGCCGGTGAGCCAGACCGCCAGGGCGATGACGACGACGGCCCCGCCCGCAATCAGTACGGTTTTGACGCTTTTCTTCAGGGTCACTGGAGGTACCCCAGCGCGCGCAGTCGCTCAAGCTCCGCCTCGCCCACGACGTTGACGATGTCGCGGTCCACCTCGCGCTCATGTGGGTCGTAGGTCGCCGGCCTTTCGGCCAGCGGGCCG is a window of bacterium DNA encoding:
- a CDS encoding alkaline phosphatase family protein, whose translation is MTLKKSVKTVLIAGGAVVVIALAVWLTGYTEAPSEPGCGYLVRGVSGEYRAVGAGETVWVFPLFGEIKSYRLGKNVLRSPVELEAADGPLTLELETELDLDPTVAPGFYDLVDGDPESGLGGLAGRLLADTAGGFTTGELWWGRRGEFRAAAEGLLRETLTDAVPGLAVHRVFFPAILDGAPDPPAERRLVILGVDALDDKLLADFTARGWLPNFSRLLDGGCFSVLRSEAPYFSPVIWTTIATGLPPAEHGLTDFTFPTGDGGRRPITAGDRRAPTFWEIAAAGGLPPITVNWYATWPAREIPVGVTLTSYAWEPRFTRVYTPNDDFAQLPRRTWPEGIMEEVDPAIARRPYIGEDDYPDVRRLETVERQQGNPLVHYLTRDALAANALEYLMDTRDWRVAACYIEAGDVSCHLLWPAHALWWERLSGDPALVPPRTPEYMEKAEANGWGTVIRDFYVWADKFVGTVLERLEPGDILIVLSDHGFASVYPPADIPVGGGAVQRMSYWHDPTGVLILYGMGVRQGERGPEASVYDVCPTFLALLGLSPAGDMPGRALTGNLEPALAESLENGPLSNIVPTYGREKIGGPELSPELSETELERLRAIGYLQ